tattatttattatgtattatattattttaaaatgtatcatAGAAAacaagttatatttttcaaccagttaaaaaactattgttcaaatcaatattaaacaatgttcaatgaaatataatttgaatataacttTACGCAGTTTTATGCATCTGGAAAATGCAATTGCACAGAATCAGaatagatgaaattttttaatctctacaaaaaagtattaactcttttttattctaaacttattgattcaaaagtttttatagtttttatagttttaaaagtttgctaaattatttattatttgttgaatttattatataaagatattaaataatctttataatagtaaactttataataaatgtttgaacgatttactattaattgtaatctaaacatttctttttttattaaaattagttaatataCTAGTTGATATTAGCAATCGATTCAAGCTTATAAACATTGTAATACACTATAACATAAACCATGAcacatctatattttatatctataaattattatacatagtattaatacaatacaacatataatacaattattatattatttattattatttattattatattatttattatatatagtaatatatataatattcgtgaGATATCTTTGGAagcttgattttaaaaaacaaaatacaaaaattgatattgattttctCGCAAAAATCGATGgcttaaatgttataataaaacttatttattaagttctgagttatgaattaaataaaataaaaaggaagtgAGACTGCTTTGTTACTACTATTTGTTACAATGCTATTTTTTCTTCGCTTCTAACgttaacttaaattatttaattaataatttaataattaataaataatataatttaataatttaataaataagctccttcgacatttttattttaatttttagaatcgactttcttataatatatattatattcttataatatatattaatgtttcgcatataaatatataattgttatataaatataaataattatttataatttatatttaaacatttattatcatataaaatatgtatgtatacacatttattatatgtttattattgtataaaatatgtatgtatataaatatattttatttgtataaaataatacacataataattattgtatattatatttcattgaaaaaagttgatataaaaatgtttttaattttaatgaattaaatcgcTCAATTTGACTACTGTCGATTGACATGAAATTTAGAGAAtgtcataaaagaaaatgggttttaaatgttaaatttcaattttaggtatttattcgagatattaaaaaaaatactttcaatattatatattgaattttatttatacagggtgtaaatatattcattgaatACTTTTGCAGTCTTGATTCTAAAagcaaaacaattatatacaaaataaattaataatataaaataattaatatataaaaattgattgataacttatttattaaattattattatttattaattaaattataaacaattttaaaacgataaaaaattttaaaacgataataaattaaaattattttcattatatttctatcacattgttttcataaaaattatttaatataatatttccaatattaaagaatataataaagggaaaaaaaattattcaaaaaattataaaattctaatctttttaaaaaaataaataattttttataaaaaaaataaattattatatatatatatatataatatataatatatatataatatatataatatatatattataatatatatatatatattatatattattattattatatattattatatattattatatattatttaccatTATCCTCATTCTTAAATGtccattttgaaatatttcgaatttaattttctatttattttgaaaattaattaatgtatcttaattgaatttcacatttcatttgaattattaaaatattttatttcatctcttCCGTCatgcttttatttttgtttatattttaacaatttttctgttactttattaatatacatatcattttcaattcttctctttttaatgaatttaaaaaatcatttctctACGTCAACATTTTTTAACGatcatagataaattaatatattgaaaaaaaaaaatcttggcaAAATGGATTTtgtcatatatatcatattcacatatagaaatttcatttaaagaatttcattttccaattttctttttatttctttttcattttttaaatttcggaataaaactaatataattaaaagaaagaaagaaaaaatattatttaaaatttttaaatagacaGTAACAAATATAGTAGTaagatatctattatataatataataacctGTTATATATAcctattattgaatattttatacattacatatttgaatatttcatatatttaaaaaagaaaatatatttttacatactcatatataatatataaaaaagaaaatatattaagaaataagtaaataattaattaataaataaataagtaggtatattaaaaaatatttaatttatatagtataatatgcaagaaagaagtttaaaaagaaatcagaacataaattactaaattaagctaaatttaagaaaaacattgaaattaaaaattaaaaactatttgacgtagatttttttcctttcttttcaatcaataaattaagaatcaagaattaataatcaaaaataaattttttttattcataacattgatatattataaatatattataactcatgaaataataaataaagaaaaataatttttttgttatttcattaagatattatatgattacaaaaattataaaataattatgtaataatcattataaataatcttttaaaaaatctaaaaatttttatgaaaagaagctaaaagattttattcttgtaagaaaaatatattaaatagataattacgctttatgatatatatcttttatttgatGAGAATCACTAAAGaaggagaattttaaataacaaaatgtatataatattctacaatagagaaaataaattgtccgcaattaaaatgttaaacgcAAAGAACGAAAACAATGAATGTCcataaatgagaaatataagGAAACTTATTTGAAGTTTGCTTGAtcatattttttggaaaaagaaatggaaatatttaattttcccaGTGATGAAAATAGGttctaattgttatttttacaaatggtgatatcaatattgaaattaattctttttaaaatcacataaataatctataaaatcatataaatcagatatctaattatatattaaattaatcgaagattaattaaacaataaacgATATGTATTACAGACAAGTAAGTAtagtttttaaagaaataataatacaatacgtaacataaaattatttgaacatattacttttaaaatgtaataattctgAAATGGCCCGGATATGTCTCAAccggaatattaataaaaatgtttgaacTGAGTTGTCAAGAAGGATACATGTGAATGAAAGACAATTTAGTGATgttaaagaattgaaaaagactaaaaaattattaaaaattggattCTTATTACAAGCagtacgaataaaataattccaaaatctttattagacattatataaataaaaaagtatgtgattttaatattatacttaaaaaattttaatttctaaaaattttaatttctaattttaattttttataaatttatcatattgaaCAAAAtcatcttatatttaaattttttctcatttatttttatgcattcatatataaatcctaatctttttcttatatactatatataaatttaaaactttatatatttacaagatattttcaatatatataatatctaaaatgaaCATATTCTTTccttaattgtatatattttattacaatattaaatatatcatcatttcggtattatatattatttttcatcttgttttatatatttgacgattaaaacaaatgattaatataaaaaattttatcacgaaataaatatgtaatattttgcataaatcacagttattttaaattgacttagctattatgaatatattcatcatagttgcaatatttgtttttctaaaatcgtccgaatttaaatttctttgataatttcatACCAAATATTGACAAACtaagtatatttattcaagTGGTATTCTTAATCGAtgatatctaattatatatccactttgagagaatttttgaattaaaaataaaatcatatatcaagataatttcttaatatttatgatatttttatattgtttatctatatactaataaaaaaataaataattaaaatttgtattaaaaaattaaagtaaaaataaaataaaatatttttatctccattatatcattattttgtttttatattgttttatctcataaatttttattgtttataacttaaatatatatataatttaaataaatactttcgtTTTGTATTTTAGTCTCGATCTGAAATCCtatctaaaagaattttataaatatatttatatattaacactttatataacaaatagtgttctaatttatgtattttctttagaaatgaaaaaaaaatgaataaaagtaatatcaattaaaacttGGTAAGAATGAAagcaaatcaaataattagaaatcttTACAGATCAGTTTTCTccgatatatcaaatttttagaggaaatgatattaaatgaaatttaaaaaaaaaattaatagtataataataacttaacaATTTAATCTTGATTTAACTAAAAAACTGCACAATATATTAtgaacatattatatacatttattatatatttattatatattatataatatattataatatatatatatatatatatatatatatatatatatatatattatatatattatattatattatttattatatacaattatatacatagtagtttcataaactttttaattcattaaattttatggaaaaaaaaatgaattttaaaaaatataaataaatatttattgtctataattttttttaaattctttaaacaattgataaatcttttattatttgatctatttaagaaaaatatcttcatcttttctatcttcatattttctatgatttataaaataaaatcgaaaatattcgaaaattaattttaattagtggATTTGGCAGAAAGTAAAATAgtgtaaataaatctatataataaatctttatataatatatataatatataacaataatttaaatttgtaattttgacAGCTCtccttgtaaattattttaacatgtatgataataatgtatagattcaaattaaatgcaaaatatttaaataatattattaaatagtaaataataaatagtaaaaaataaaatagttttgaactatcatatcatatatcaaATCATATTGAAAAGAACATATGCcactaacaaaaatatttatttgttatttgaaatatcgattatttattcatcattattttattgatatctaattttaaattatctagataataaaaattaattcaaaaatgattatCAAATTGAATCGATACAGACTTATAAAACATAGATTCATCTTAAGTCAAGTTTAACTTATACAAGgagatataaagatattacatagatatacaaatattaaaaacattgtagaatatataaacttaatattaataaaattatataattaaataaaatctaataatctctaaaaactaaaaatatattcaattttaaaaagtattcaataaaaatatagaacataaatataaatatttattatataatttttatgttcaacatcaaaataaatataagatttaattttggtttcaaatcttttgtataaaatgatactgataaataatgtataaataaaacaaaaggttatatataaatacttatattttactttgattATGATATgcaatgaagaaatatattagagaCAACAAGAatgtattaattcaatataagttaacaaaaaaattaatagataatattaatgagataatgaattaagttattattattaaaaagcttataaataaattcaaaaagaatatatatattatgatatatatagttcgtagtattattattatgaataaaaaatattggaaaaattaaaaataatttttattataatattaatattaagttacTTCAAAacttatgataatattacaattcaaaatatattttaaaatatagatccTAGATTAATTACAATAGCAATAgtcaatgttaattataataataacaataaaaaatatacatataatatacaataaaaatatttataagaatgaaattttacataatatctgatttgaattttagctgagcttttattatttaaaatactattgAACATCACTTATATAaacgtttttataatataatgtaattaaaaatatttattacaattataatacaaatataaataaaaaattaattcattaagcattaaataattattatatttgaaaaattttgtctaaatttataatatttaatatattattattgattttcgtaaaattattttatatgaattatttattagacgAAAAATTATAGCTAATAGATTCCTATTATATAAACTTGATTATATgaacaattttgaattctaaagtttatataaaaagaaattcgattgtattcatttttataaacatataaaacatGAATATACGGAAACAGTAAATAacttatacattttttcttgttaCAGAAGTCCCACATATCAAGGACGAGCGGGAGGATCGACGATTACTTGTGATAAGatgtagaaataattataccgGATCACAATCAAGACACATACCATACCATCAAATGTATTTCAAAGATGCTGATCTACGTCTGTGTAACTGTGATGCGAGAAAAACGCCATAAATACCATCAATATCAAAGAGCGGGTATTGTGTCTTCGTTACTACTGTATTGTACTAAAAATGGAATAGCCAAGAAAATTCaagtttcgaattaaatttagtcAGTTTGcatgattctaaatttttttttgattttgatttttcaaaaacaacgagtcgtaaaatatataaatttcaattttacaaaatacattaaataattattattcttatcatttttatcataaaattatattttgtcgaaatttttcgaaactttttttctttcaattttcgtattatcaatgaataaaatttggtATTTTTCGATGATGATGTGCAATTAGTTATATTCATCTGAAAATACAAGTAACATAGATGAGAAATATAAGTGTTCTTATAAagctttgttgaaaaaaatgattaaaaattcaaacattcaataaataaacagtaatatatatatatatatatatatatatatgtatataataattcacaataatttatgaagtttaattttaatgaattttataattaattcaatatttactaCATCATATATgcgaaaataaatctaaaagagAATGGAAAATAGTTATGATATTTGTCGATTTcgattcttgaaattattatacaattgaataatacaataatgtaattatatgtaattataatattaaacttatcttaaaataatggTTAATCAACTGAATATAATGGTTCTGGtcttttgattttcatttttaataattttatttgattttaataatattaattgattttaataatattatatcgatttataatcattttatcttaagtttattataacaattctgaaatttttacgtatcaattttgtaataattgagATTCTTGCGATATTTAATTGCGAATTacgaattatatacaaattttcatttctataattttataaaatttacaaaatatacattttatatattttatatttttaatttttatttttttttaatttaataaattcaaaaataataatttttatttatccaaaaattaaaagagtaattattatattaaataaataaaaatattttatcatttgaaagtattttgaaaaaaataaaagatatttaagaaactCAATCTCTATTTAAAACACGTAAGTAGTAAATTCTATCAATAACACTTCTTGATATGTTAGCATAACATAAGTATATGTATGTCCATTTCagaaaaaactttgaattttatttgatttaaaaatcgtcataaaaataaaaattgtaaaaattatcataaattttagaattgtaaatttataaaaaaatttaataattttattcaatataaaatcgatataatgtatatcgactaaattttaaaatcgtttcaGAACTAATATAGAaccagaaaataataaataaagtcgatataataattcttaaaaaccgaaatctataaattaaataaatattcttttttcataaaagttatattattattttgaaaatcgataattgacaatttgaaataattattttctaatattttcaaattctgaaGAAACAGAGCTTTAAAATCAAGATTATtgagtatatttaataaaaaatttttatttcgaaagtcgttaaaattcaatgaattaaaaacaGACTTTGCttcaaacaattatattactttttaaaaatacccatttattatttttcgtattatttcgtataatttaaatatttctattttaaaaacttataacagaatcattttaaaattttacaacaataagaaaatatgtactgtgcatcaaatatatattataatatgtaataaatatatattataatatatataatatataataatatattataataaatatatattatagttatgaTAATTTCACatgatttccaatattttttatttcttgaaaactAAACAATAtcgctttaatttttcttctctaaattttgttcattttttttttttcataacgtgtataatttcttataaacatTAGATGCAAGTAATTACATTCACTATTTTCTGATGAATTTAGCATGTATACGCaaatatgatttcaaattaatttgtgTTATCTTCCCATCATTCTGTAGTAACTTAATTTATGCCAGAGATTCTTAAACTATGGTCCGCAGAGTACAGACCCCTAAGGGACCAAGAGTTAAAAGTTAAAGATTcgcaattcatttttcaagttaaaatttaattctttagttttattatgaaaaatataataaaaatatgcaatgcCAAGTaatctttcattataataaactgTTAGCATTTTTCGTTTatgtaagtataatttaaaaagtcaataactttaaaaaaaggattaaaaaagttaataattaggAATCTAATAaagtgtaaattatataaaaaaggaaaataattatgtaaaagttcaaatttaaagtttaagaATGGCTCATATGTATCAATCAATCAGTAAATGATACGAAAActaaaaagattttgatttctttGCATAGACCAATCTGTGATATATTGATTTAGCACATCATCATCCATCAAACAAGATAGttaatttgtagaaaaataaaataatttttaaaataaatcaaaattttattttcatatagtttaaaaaaaaaaccaatgaaaaatatttatataagtagaTAAATCAAGAAACAGAGAGCGCTAttccaatattaataacaaatcatttctaaatgtataaacaaatgaactttattttaataataaataatattaataatacattttttttataataatttgaattttaatttatatattatatcaagcattctttattttattataagatactTATTAGTTAACGTCTAAATTGCtgataaagtatttaattatcgtaCGCATAAAATTGATACGGATACAAGAATTGAAAATCACTCATAGAAAAgcaagaataaattttcgtaataacgatataaatacttttaatacatattacatcgttataataaacaaatacttGAATTAATGTTTAGAAAATCTTGTCTTCTGATGAGACGAAAAACGATATTCACTTTGATATTAAAGAACTCGCAACAATTCGCAAATGCATTTAAtcttcatttcatattttttcgtgATCCGAATAGTAATCTGTAATACAGGGATATAATcactaaaaatattgtaactcATTTATCAAATgactctaaaaatataatcgttcgaattttttaaaaatcgattgatTTAAGACAGCACattgaaattgaagatatttaatataaatattatttatcattgttatgaaaatataatatcgacgACAGTGGTTgacttttgaaatataatattttcagggATTATATCTTACATTATACgtaattggataaattttatttcttttcttctgtcTGCTATTTCGTCCGTGATTCCCATTTGCTAGTTTATTCTTGTGGAATAAACGTTGGGTCAGTTTGAAAGGATTAACAAAGATTCACTggattttctgattttttgtctgactattttttgtttttctatctttttttctttcgtttctctttttttttctatcgcgGAAACATGAGCTCATTCGTTGCTTGTTCGTAGAAATGTACAGTTACcgactaaaaagaaaaaagggaaaacgatagaaaattaaaataacggcTAACGAAAGGATGATGGCTTGTCGACGTTTCGCCATGCGTACAAGATCTCTATTTCCTGTAAAAATAACCTCATGTGCTCAAAGGCGcactatatatgtaaatatatatatatatatatatatatatatatatatatacatatatagtatatatataatatataaataaataaataaatatagatataaatatattataaataaattatacataaatatgaaaaaaacgaaggacacacaatattattgtatatgtaattaaaatatttacgaagTGAAACTTTGCGCGGATATCGCTATCTATCGAATTCtatattacgatatatatgtatgatattatatatatatatatatatatatatatatatatatatatatatatatatatatatatatatatatatatatatatatatattctatatatgtatatatatagaagatatcatacatatatatataatattatacaagaataaaaaaaatattgaatatattctataGAATATTGTATGTTTGCTAATGTTATGTATAGTatacaaaggaaaaaaaaaaaatatatatatatatatataattatgtgtataattataatgtatacatacacgaaatagattatagatataagatatacATAAGTACAACTAACGTTACGTAAAATGCTACAAGTAGAtacgttttaaataaaaagaagaataatgttTTTAGTCATATGGTTAAATTGAAGTCGTCACGACATTAAATGCTCATTCTGCGTGGCATCTTTTGAATCTGTCGCGTTGTTTCAGAGGCACAGAGAGGATGATACATTGGTGCTTTTCGATAGATAagcatttcattttcattttttctctgtttttatttttattattattattattattattattattattattattattattattattattattattattatcatcatcatcatcatcatcatcatcatcatcatcatcataatcatcatcatcattatcattattattatcattatcattattattattatcatcattattattattattatcatcatcattattattatcattatcattattattattatcatcatcattattattatcattatcatcatcattattattatcattattattattatcattatcatcattattattattatcattattattatcattattataattatcattatcattatcatcatcatcatcatcatcatcatcatcatcatcatcatcatcatcatcatcatcatcatcatcaccatcatcatcatcatcaccatcaccatcaccattatcattatcattatcattatcattatcattgttgttgttgttattattattattattattattattattattattattattattattatcattattattatcattatcattattattatcattatcattattattatcattatcattatcattatcattatcattatcattatcattatcattatcattatcattatcatcatcattattattatcattattattattatcattatcatcatcattattattatcattatcatcatcatcatcatcatcatcatcatcatcatcattattattattattattattattattattattattattattattattattattattattattattattattatt
This genomic interval from Apis mellifera strain DH4 linkage group LG7, Amel_HAv3.1, whole genome shotgun sequence contains the following:
- the LOC102654482 gene encoding uncharacterized protein LOC102654482 isoform X2; its protein translation is MVFGERCRSLFSFLCRLIFFQSTLDKVPHIKDEREDRRLLVIRCRNNYTGSQSRHIPYHQMYFKDADLRLCNCDARKTP